DNA sequence from the Narcine bancroftii isolate sNarBan1 chromosome 11, sNarBan1.hap1, whole genome shotgun sequence genome:
TAAAAGTTTGTAACATACATGATGATTGTAAGATCTGTAAATCTGCTCGCAATTCGGTATTTATCGGATATGATTTGGAAGAATGAACCCTTGGAACCAATTCCAAGACAACGCAAGACGCACTCCTggacatttattgatttttgttggTTCCTGTGAACGAATTTGAACGTCATTAAAGGGAGACACCGTCTTCGTCCTTTGCATACCCGCCGGTTCTTCAAACGTTTCCCTTTAATACAGCGCCATCAACCATTGCCATCATCTCAGAGCTCCGAATAACGTTTAACAGCCTAGGAATTGTTTTTCGCTTTTTGGAGTGTGAAACTTGTCCTTGCGGTCAGCACCAAACGCCCTCAAAATGtttcacattttcaaaaaaagaatcttgaaacaGCATTGGGGTGGCCAGCTCTCCAGTCCCAAATATGCGACCTGCGCTTTGCACTTCATGCAGGGCAATTGTTCACTCTGAACGACTCACAGGGCATTGACCTTTAAAGAGACAGCCCTGAGTCTACTCTGTGGCTTCCTCGGAGGGTcacaggaggggagagagggggtgctcTCCCTTTCACTGAGAAGTCCGTGGAAAACGCTTGCCCATGAGATCCCGACCAGGGCGGAGAACGTGCATTCGGAAGGGACCATCCACAGCCACAacttgtctccttcagcagcgaGAATGTCAATATCGTGGAGCAGTGTTGGAAGAAATGTCATGACGGGTCAACGATGAATGTTGCAAGTATGCACACAGAGGCCAAGACAAGACTCCAAGGGGATCAGAACGAAACCCCTTCGAGAGTATTTTTTATCTACCCAATTTAAGGCAAGTTAACGAGGGACTGGATTGGATGGAGCTGGAGGCTTCCACATGGCATTGGATGGGCATTGAGAACGTCCATCTCCGAAAGAGCAGTAATACGCCGAACTATGGTGCACCAAAAAGCAAAAATAATGCGGGCTCTGGATTTATTAAATACAACATCATGACTCTTTTCAGGGAGAAGAATATGCATATGCCTGGAGAGAAGTGCCGGTCGTGCGTGCACGGAGACAGCAACAGGCTCGTGCACGGAGACAGCAACAGGCTCGTGCACGGAGACAGCAACAGGCTCGTGCACGGAGACAGCAACAGGCTCGTGCACGGAGACAGCAACAGGCTCGTGCACGGAGACAGCAACAGGCTCGTGCACGGAGACAGCAACAGGCTCGTGCACGGAGACAGCAACAGGCTCGTGCACGGAGACAGCAACAGGCTCGTGCATGGGGACGTGCACGGAGACAGCAACAGGCTCGTGCATGGGGACGTGCACGGAGACAGCAACAGGCTCGTGCATGGGGACGTGCACGGAGACAGCAACAGGCTCGTGCATGGGGACGTGCACGGAGACAGCAACAGGCTCGTGCATGGGGACGTGCACGGAGGCAGCAACAGGCTCGTGCATGGGGACGTGCACGGAGGCAGCAACAGGCTCGTGCATGGGGACGTGCACGGAGGCAGCAACAGGCTCGTGCATGGGGACGTGCACGGAGGCAGCAACAGGCTCGTGCATGGGGACGTGCACGGAGGCAGCAACAGGCTCGTGCATGGGGACGTGCACGGAGGCAGCAACAGGCTCGTGCATGGGGACAGGAATAGGCTATGCAGAGCACGCATCTTGCGAGATCGCTCTCTGAGCCGTGCTGCTCATCTACTGGCAGTAGAACCAGTTGGTTCTGTACTGGGGAGCTTTTGCCATATGTCCATCCAATATGGAATACCCAGCCGCACGCACCACAGCTCATGGCAATTTACAGAGATTATGAGTCCCTTGTGTgcttgatttgaaaaaaaaattatggacaCATAACgttacatgaaattcttcaactttggtCTATCGTAAGGCAGATAGAGAGCCGCCACTTTTgtgggtggtggtgaggaatggcCGATTGATCATTGGAGAAGTTGTCAGTTTCAGAATTATTCTGGATTTGCTGTGACATTAGTTGAGATTTCATACTCACCTCCAGAGATTTGCCAGAGCCCTGCAGATACATGGCCAAATGCTCTGATGGTTGTTCTCTAGGCATTGCTTGAGGGGGTGGAGAATGCCTGGGCTTCCTGTTGGAAAAAGAAGAGGGAGATTGTGGAGGTAGACCTCCTTCAGCTGGAGGCTCTATCCATCTATGAATTCACCATGTGTCAGGTAAATGTGATTGTCTGGTCAGATCCATCACACGCCAGGCATAAGGTAGTTAGATTGTGCTGCCTGTGACAGAGAAGGTGACAGTAACCAGAGAAGTTTATACCTCTGAGACTTCTCAGGCTGATGCCAAGGACATCAGTAACATCTCACATTTTTCAGCAACTACAAAAACAGCCAAAAAGGTGTAATGCTCAAAAGAATTGAGTACTTCTGGGTGCAGACAATGAACCTTGAGAGCACCAATTGCAATGGTCGCTGCACTAAGGGAGCAAAGAAAAATGCCTACAACTTTCATCTGTTGACTGTGCTTTTGGTCTTTGAGCCACCCGAGGCACCTCTTTGGAGGCAACAACGTTTTGTCAGAACCCAGGAAAGTTCAAAATCAAAGATTTTAAATCGCAGAGAAGagtgagagaacaaaaaaaaatcagtgggcAGACATTCAGGGGTGAAGTGCTAATCTTTTCATCAGAAACtgccccatgaggtgcctggagcggTGCTCCGGTGAGCTTCCTGCAGACATTGCATCACAGCACACCACACACTCTTGTCATG
Encoded proteins:
- the LOC138745231 gene encoding octapeptide-repeat protein T2-like, whose protein sequence is MNVASMHTEAKTRLQGDQNETPSRGEEYAYAWREVPVVRARRQQQARARRQQQARARRQQQARARRQQQARARRQQQARARRQQQARARRQQQARARRQQQARARRQQQARAWGRARRQQQARAWGRARRQQQARAWGRARRQQQARAWGRARRQQQARAWGRARRQQQARAWGRARRQQQARAWGRARRQQQARAWGRARRQQQARAWGRARRQQQARAWGRARRQQQARAWGQE